In the Paenibacillus sp. FSL H7-0357 genome, one interval contains:
- a CDS encoding SGNH/GDSL hydrolase family protein, with amino-acid sequence MTDTRTILCFGDSNTWGADPQNRGVRFPADVRWTGVLRKELGDGYDIVEEGLPGRTTVWTDPIDGIMSGKEYLTSCLLSHRPLDLVVIMLGTNDLKERFSVSALDIAMSTLSLAGLVKTTFSRPGITIVPQVLILVPPPIKETGLFAGMFKGGEGKSKQLGEAFAMLSPYTDASIMDASTVIVSSDADGIHFEAEQHRKLGSAVAEKIKRMLVEL; translated from the coding sequence ATGACCGACACGAGAACGATCTTATGCTTCGGGGATTCAAATACATGGGGAGCCGATCCGCAGAATCGAGGAGTTCGGTTTCCGGCGGATGTTCGGTGGACGGGCGTACTGCGTAAGGAACTGGGAGACGGCTACGACATTGTTGAGGAAGGCTTGCCCGGGAGGACGACAGTGTGGACGGATCCGATCGATGGAATCATGAGCGGAAAAGAGTACTTGACGTCCTGCCTGCTGTCTCACAGGCCGCTTGATCTTGTCGTGATCATGCTCGGAACGAATGATTTGAAAGAGCGGTTTTCCGTCTCTGCGCTGGATATCGCGATGAGCACCCTGTCGCTTGCCGGGCTCGTAAAAACGACTTTTTCAAGGCCGGGGATTACGATAGTCCCTCAGGTTCTGATTCTAGTTCCGCCGCCAATCAAGGAAACCGGATTATTCGCAGGCATGTTCAAGGGCGGGGAAGGGAAGTCCAAACAATTGGGCGAGGCATTCGCAATGCTTAGTCCTTATACCGACGCATCTATCATGGATGCTTCGACCGTGATCGTTTCCAGTGATGCAGACGGCATTCATTTCGAAGCAGAACAACACCGGAAGCTCGGAAGTGCTGTTGCGGAAAAAATAAAAAGAATGTTGGTGGAGTTATAA
- a CDS encoding phage tail tape measure protein: protein MAGSSGAINSYNIVYQLNAVVSASFRRSVGEAEDSIEDVARVLRELSRISGFDNVRRDADAAEDSVGELGESASKLGRILEGMKGQKELFSELKSGIEPLKKIMSGINESADAMAQLQASTGMTTEQMEDMEEISNSLYRQNYGKGFEDLGDSLALVKKVLQQSGDELEKTTENAITYRDVFKGELPDSLKAVDAMMQRFGINSEQAYNLMAQGAQKGLDRSDELLDTTSEYSVYFDKMGYSANEMFSLFSAGIENGASSLGGVADAVKEFSTAIMSDSDSVSASIYELFAPEQLDKFSAALVKGGAGSAEYAQLLKVAGKTVADTLTKDLKAGGDSAKKAMLELQKTLGSGEKIFKGLSNGSLTGKQAMEQVIQKLKEIKDPVKQAQLAGELFGSQFSAIGSEAILALGSTRSQFDMTKQTMEEVAAVKYSTLTQQFQAVGREMMTELIVPLGEKLMPLLQGLVQWMGNNKELMMVIGLGAPAAAIGVNTLKIVQGFLKIGSAAGGAGGAAGGFAGALGLLTNPVGIAVGALGLVTAGVVAYKHHQENARQELLHMGDALDEAGEKYEAAQGKAKLTNDLVWEYRHLNEKIKESSTSSEGLAKNTETLARQQERLREVTTKLQELHPKTISQYDIENGKIEEKLDLMKQESDAEKDLAKITLENKIYETEDNLPELEKEMTELQNSSQNLAMKKDMLDPAISDLKKFEAEYERLMQLPNSDKKNEQLEELRQKVNTITGEVGFNVEGTSANFDDINRLPGLKNAIKTIKEKRDKGSEELQSILEKQVIAQDTYETLYDNKKSLIEKKLGGTLEEQAAKYKTLSDAQKLQFQQAMEDVSELNAALSMMPSDKKINVMLIWGQTGQFPQKIDKFAKKNGSPDLRTVSGREQHRLQLRDPGFEGYAGFEDGGIALRPSIFGEAGPEIAIPLNQKPRSRSLLDKANDLMGYTSSTSLTEGNIQVNWAPQVTIQGGTPSIAAEVAKAIQDQQPAFEQRFQQMIQQQRRVSF from the coding sequence GTGGCAGGGTCGAGTGGTGCAATTAATAGTTATAATATTGTTTATCAATTGAATGCCGTTGTATCTGCCTCCTTTCGCCGATCGGTGGGAGAAGCAGAGGACAGTATAGAAGATGTTGCAAGGGTTCTTCGGGAGTTATCACGAATTTCAGGTTTTGATAATGTGCGGCGAGATGCGGACGCGGCGGAAGATTCAGTTGGAGAATTAGGCGAGAGTGCTTCTAAACTTGGCCGCATTTTGGAAGGCATGAAGGGACAGAAGGAACTATTCTCTGAATTGAAATCAGGTATCGAACCGCTTAAGAAAATTATGAGCGGAATCAATGAATCCGCTGATGCTATGGCCCAATTGCAGGCATCAACAGGAATGACAACAGAGCAGATGGAGGATATGGAAGAAATCTCTAACAGTCTCTATCGCCAGAACTATGGTAAAGGCTTTGAGGATTTAGGTGACTCTCTGGCGCTGGTTAAAAAAGTATTGCAGCAAAGTGGGGATGAGCTTGAGAAAACTACGGAGAATGCGATTACCTACCGGGATGTTTTTAAAGGAGAGCTGCCTGATTCTCTGAAAGCAGTGGATGCGATGATGCAGCGGTTTGGTATTAACTCCGAGCAAGCTTATAACTTGATGGCTCAAGGAGCACAGAAGGGCTTGGACCGATCTGATGAACTACTTGATACGACAAGTGAGTATAGTGTGTATTTTGACAAAATGGGCTATTCAGCCAATGAGATGTTCAGCCTCTTCAGTGCAGGGATCGAAAATGGGGCCTCTTCGCTTGGAGGTGTAGCAGATGCTGTGAAAGAGTTCAGTACAGCAATAATGAGTGACTCTGACTCAGTAAGCGCCTCTATATACGAATTGTTTGCGCCAGAGCAGTTGGACAAGTTCAGCGCAGCGCTTGTAAAGGGCGGTGCAGGTTCGGCTGAATACGCCCAACTTCTGAAAGTGGCGGGAAAGACTGTAGCTGACACCCTGACAAAAGATTTAAAAGCGGGCGGAGATTCCGCGAAGAAAGCCATGCTGGAGCTGCAGAAGACACTTGGCAGCGGAGAGAAGATTTTCAAGGGGCTGTCGAACGGTTCACTTACCGGCAAGCAAGCGATGGAGCAAGTGATTCAGAAACTAAAAGAAATTAAAGATCCAGTAAAACAAGCACAACTTGCTGGAGAGCTATTCGGCAGTCAGTTCTCGGCTATTGGCAGCGAAGCCATTCTTGCGCTCGGGAGCACCCGAAGTCAATTCGACATGACCAAGCAGACTATGGAAGAAGTTGCTGCTGTAAAATACAGTACGTTGACACAGCAGTTCCAGGCAGTCGGCCGTGAAATGATGACCGAACTGATCGTTCCGCTTGGAGAGAAGTTGATGCCGCTGCTTCAGGGTCTGGTTCAATGGATGGGGAACAATAAAGAGCTCATGATGGTCATTGGCCTTGGAGCTCCCGCGGCGGCAATTGGAGTGAATACTCTCAAGATTGTTCAGGGATTCCTGAAAATCGGAAGTGCTGCTGGCGGTGCAGGCGGAGCGGCTGGCGGGTTTGCCGGAGCGCTGGGACTGCTGACGAATCCAGTGGGGATTGCTGTGGGTGCACTGGGATTAGTGACAGCTGGGGTGGTCGCTTATAAACATCATCAGGAAAATGCCCGGCAGGAATTACTGCACATGGGCGATGCACTGGACGAAGCTGGAGAGAAATATGAAGCAGCACAAGGAAAGGCGAAACTCACCAATGACCTTGTCTGGGAATATCGGCATTTGAATGAAAAAATAAAAGAGAGCTCAACCAGTTCAGAAGGATTGGCTAAAAATACAGAAACTTTAGCCAGACAACAGGAGCGTTTACGTGAAGTGACTACCAAACTGCAGGAGCTACATCCTAAGACAATAAGTCAATACGATATTGAGAATGGGAAGATTGAAGAGAAGCTGGACCTTATGAAGCAGGAAAGCGATGCAGAGAAGGACTTGGCGAAAATCACCCTTGAGAACAAAATATACGAGACTGAAGACAATCTTCCTGAGCTTGAAAAAGAGATGACTGAACTTCAAAACAGTTCCCAAAATTTGGCCATGAAGAAGGATATGCTTGATCCTGCAATTTCCGACCTTAAAAAATTCGAAGCGGAGTATGAACGGTTAATGCAACTCCCTAACTCGGATAAAAAAAATGAACAGCTTGAGGAACTGCGTCAAAAGGTCAATACAATAACTGGTGAGGTAGGATTTAATGTAGAAGGTACTAGTGCTAATTTTGATGATATAAATCGGCTACCTGGTCTTAAAAATGCAATAAAAACAATAAAAGAGAAGCGAGACAAAGGCTCAGAAGAACTTCAGAGTATTTTGGAAAAGCAGGTAATTGCCCAAGACACTTATGAAACTCTTTATGACAATAAAAAAAGTTTAATTGAAAAGAAGCTTGGGGGAACTCTGGAGGAGCAGGCAGCCAAGTATAAGACATTATCTGATGCTCAAAAGCTGCAATTTCAGCAAGCGATGGAGGATGTTTCGGAACTGAACGCGGCATTGTCCATGATGCCCAGTGATAAAAAGATAAATGTTATGCTGATATGGGGGCAAACAGGGCAATTCCCACAGAAAATTGACAAGTTTGCAAAGAAAAACGGTTCACCCGATCTAAGAACGGTATCCGGTCGAGAGCAACACCGTTTGCAGCTACGTGATCCTGGTTTTGAGGGTTATGCGGGTTTTGAGGATGGAGGCATAGCTTTACGTCCTTCTATATTCGGAGAAGCAGGCCCTGAAATTGCAATTCCACTCAATCAGAAGCCGCGTTCCCGCTCCCTTCTGGATAAAGCAAATGACTTAATGGGTTACACCAGTTCAACCAGCTTAACGGAGGGGAATATACAGGTCAACTGGGCGCCACAAGTTACGATTCAAGGAGGGACGCCGTCTATTGCGGCTGAAGTAGCCAAGGCCATCCAGGATCAACAACCGGCATTTGAACAACGGTTTCAGCAAATGATCCAGCAGCAAAGGCGGGTGAGTTTCTAA
- a CDS encoding alpha/beta hydrolase, translating into MNIPLWDDQPALQGFNEGCPSLTPYLLEGEGPFPAIIVCPGGGYTHRAGHEGEPVARWLNAIGISAFVLHYRVTPAQYPSQLHDAQRAIRTIRHRGTEWNIDPQRIGMLGFSAGGHLASMAGTSFDNGNPQANDPIERYSSRPDALVLCYPLITMGEFTNASCKSVLMGDRQNDCALIELLSSEKQVTEETPPVFMWITADDPVVQAENCLMFAAALRKFRVSFEMHLFESGPHGLGLAGGDREAQAWTKLCEAWLKSRDFLFVEQVIDEYTTVGQLLADDCSKPVLERYLPDLLASPKIDYIKAFSLKSLFNLSDPMFTDEKMAAILKDLKSSAKK; encoded by the coding sequence ATGAACATTCCTTTGTGGGACGACCAACCCGCATTGCAGGGATTCAACGAAGGTTGTCCCAGCTTAACACCGTACTTGCTGGAAGGGGAAGGACCGTTTCCTGCCATCATCGTTTGTCCTGGCGGAGGCTATACGCATCGGGCCGGTCATGAAGGCGAGCCTGTCGCCAGGTGGTTGAACGCGATCGGCATTTCGGCATTTGTCCTTCATTATAGGGTTACTCCGGCACAATATCCGAGCCAGCTTCATGATGCTCAGCGGGCCATACGAACGATCAGGCACAGAGGGACGGAATGGAATATTGATCCCCAGCGAATCGGTATGCTGGGATTTTCAGCCGGAGGGCATCTTGCTTCGATGGCAGGTACGAGTTTTGACAACGGCAATCCGCAAGCCAATGATCCGATCGAACGATACAGCAGCCGTCCCGATGCGCTCGTGCTCTGTTATCCTCTCATTACGATGGGCGAATTTACGAATGCATCGTGCAAATCGGTATTGATGGGGGATCGGCAGAACGACTGTGCTCTGATCGAACTGTTATCAAGTGAAAAGCAAGTAACGGAGGAAACACCGCCGGTTTTTATGTGGATCACGGCAGACGATCCGGTTGTTCAGGCTGAGAATTGTTTAATGTTCGCGGCAGCGCTCAGGAAGTTTAGGGTTTCTTTCGAAATGCATCTTTTTGAAAGTGGTCCTCATGGACTCGGACTGGCCGGCGGCGATCGGGAAGCGCAAGCATGGACAAAGCTGTGCGAGGCATGGTTGAAATCAAGGGATTTTCTCTTTGTAGAACAAGTGATTGACGAGTATACAACAGTAGGCCAGTTGCTGGCCGATGATTGCAGCAAACCCGTATTGGAGCGGTATCTTCCGGATCTTTTGGCATCGCCGAAGATCGACTATATCAAAGCGTTTTCGTTGAAGTCGCTGTTCAATTTATCCGATCCGATGTTTACGGACGAGAAAATGGCAGCCATCTTAAAAGACTTGAAATCGAGCGCAAAAAAATAA
- a CDS encoding tail protein X, whose amino-acid sequence MIYRTVQGDTWDSVAFQVYGDEQLMTMLMNANPNHAATVIFSRNIAINVPDKPVITSDMLPPWRRED is encoded by the coding sequence ATGATCTACAGGACAGTACAAGGTGACACTTGGGATAGTGTCGCCTTTCAGGTGTATGGAGACGAGCAATTAATGACAATGCTCATGAATGCAAATCCCAACCATGCGGCAACAGTCATCTTTTCTAGAAATATTGCCATAAACGTGCCTGATAAGCCAGTCATCACTTCAGATATGCTTCCGCCTTGGCGAAGGGAGGATTAA
- a CDS encoding phage tail protein produces the protein MSGEAEADIYTVGALGPIVFSVSEAYILTLQDLVRSSAGRWAQHDIIGQKPKKEWLGPGVDTVTFSIRFSWEHGLNPRKAVDRLTELERAGRALPLVIGNKGVGTGLWVITNMTQAWEQLDNRGNVRVAKVDLTLEEYVK, from the coding sequence ATGAGCGGAGAAGCAGAAGCGGATATCTATACTGTCGGCGCCCTTGGGCCTATCGTATTTTCTGTTTCCGAAGCATACATTCTTACGCTCCAGGATTTAGTGCGAAGCAGTGCGGGACGCTGGGCTCAACATGATATTATCGGGCAAAAGCCTAAAAAAGAGTGGCTGGGACCTGGAGTGGACACAGTGACCTTTTCTATACGCTTTTCTTGGGAGCATGGCCTCAACCCCAGGAAAGCAGTGGACAGGTTAACAGAGCTGGAACGGGCCGGCCGAGCACTCCCTTTGGTTATCGGAAATAAGGGTGTAGGAACAGGGCTATGGGTGATCACTAATATGACACAAGCCTGGGAGCAGCTTGACAACAGGGGGAATGTCCGTGTGGCAAAAGTTGATCTTACATTGGAGGAATATGTAAAGTGA
- a CDS encoding sigma factor-like helix-turn-helix DNA-binding protein — protein sequence MTTVRTEKPALPYTRELEGMLSDYQDTLKVAECAYVNADADDRKIISGMVSDCKYIIEWLTTGRRPGNRRGIERRAGYEREILLEPLRMQLFTSSDAINRSDSITDDRRSLLDFALEPLSKRERECYMMAHGEGFSHACIAEMLGISAGSVSEYIQRAQRKISPLVNEIREFV from the coding sequence ATGACTACAGTACGGACTGAAAAACCAGCCCTGCCGTATACCAGGGAACTTGAGGGCATGCTTTCAGATTATCAGGATACTTTGAAGGTAGCCGAATGTGCTTATGTGAACGCTGATGCTGATGACCGGAAAATCATTTCTGGAATGGTCAGTGACTGCAAATACATTATTGAGTGGCTGACCACAGGTAGGCGTCCGGGAAATAGAAGGGGGATAGAGCGTCGTGCCGGATATGAACGTGAAATATTACTGGAACCGTTACGAATGCAGTTGTTTACCAGTAGCGATGCTATTAATCGAAGTGATTCGATTACAGATGATCGGCGTTCATTGCTTGATTTTGCTTTAGAGCCATTGAGTAAAAGGGAGCGAGAATGCTATATGATGGCGCATGGAGAAGGATTTTCCCATGCTTGTATAGCTGAGATGCTTGGAATTTCAGCCGGTAGCGTAAGTGAGTACATTCAACGGGCTCAAAGAAAAATAAGCCCTCTTGTTAATGAAATAAGAGAGTTTGTCTAG
- a CDS encoding phage major tail tube protein, whose translation MPNRSERIIDYSVFLSDQDRYLGTATATLPEITYLVETIKGGGISGEIEAPSPGHTGVMNLSLKWRTMEKEAVELMAPKVHMLTLRASIQTFNTSTAEYNESALKITVRARPLGLSLGNLEPATTMETTNNFSVSYLMVELNGERILEIDKYNYVHRVFDKDYLEITKRNLAL comes from the coding sequence ATGCCTAATAGATCAGAACGTATTATCGATTATTCAGTTTTCTTGAGTGATCAGGATAGATATTTGGGTACAGCTACTGCTACGTTGCCAGAGATTACTTATCTGGTGGAAACAATCAAAGGTGGAGGAATCTCGGGCGAAATAGAGGCTCCTTCTCCAGGACATACCGGTGTAATGAATCTGTCCCTCAAATGGCGTACGATGGAAAAGGAAGCAGTTGAACTAATGGCTCCTAAGGTTCATATGCTAACCCTGCGCGCATCAATTCAGACGTTTAATACCTCCACTGCTGAATATAATGAATCCGCGCTAAAGATCACAGTACGTGCAAGACCACTGGGGCTGTCACTAGGCAATCTTGAACCTGCGACAACTATGGAGACTACGAATAATTTCTCGGTTAGTTATCTGATGGTGGAACTCAACGGTGAGCGTATATTGGAGATCGACAAATATAACTATGTCCACAGAGTGTTTGACAAAGATTATCTTGAAATTACTAAAAGAAATTTGGCGTTGTGA
- a CDS encoding helix-turn-helix domain-containing protein — protein sequence MRRAEVLKKLIEETGLNTKAFAEKAGIPYTTLRSMLMRGVGGASVDNVIKVCRALGITTEEMDRLAFRPDEEVVSHSIHELAEFEAFINNPEHSLFFKDYLGAPEERKREMLTFWNFIKDLEKKKTNDQ from the coding sequence GTGCGGAGGGCTGAAGTCTTAAAGAAACTGATCGAGGAAACCGGCCTGAACACAAAAGCATTTGCTGAGAAAGCGGGGATTCCTTATACTACGCTCAGATCAATGTTAATGCGCGGGGTAGGTGGTGCTTCAGTAGATAATGTCATCAAAGTATGCCGTGCTCTAGGAATTACAACTGAAGAAATGGATCGTTTGGCATTTAGACCTGATGAAGAAGTTGTTTCCCACTCGATTCACGAGCTTGCTGAGTTTGAAGCTTTTATTAACAATCCTGAACACAGCCTATTCTTTAAAGACTACCTGGGTGCTCCAGAAGAAAGAAAACGGGAAATGCTTACCTTCTGGAATTTTATTAAGGACCTGGAGAAGAAAAAAACAAATGATCAGTAA
- a CDS encoding phage late control D family protein: MDLPQNARRAMLVLQYNGKDVSKDIAKSLTGFQYNDAASGSLDDISISLEDTGRNWQGAWVPSEGDRIHATIRTINWDAANEIKKLPLGTFEVDSIEFNGPPDTVAIKAVSLPISSEIRMQQSSRAWEKTNLNTVAAEVAKRAKLKLLYRAEDNPSYDHLEQTEQSDLSFLLETATREGIAIKVSNGTLVMFDESVYEKKLPIATITRGEDNVKGYGFSINTAYSAYRACTITYTPPKSKEPVQATYTPVGAPKTGPILKINEQVDDQAAAIQLARKRLRERNKEGGKGSLSLMGDIRMAAGLTINIVGWKRFDGKYIIESARHVIGSGGYTTDLEIRKVLGW, encoded by the coding sequence TTGGATTTGCCCCAAAACGCCCGAAGGGCAATGCTGGTACTTCAGTATAACGGAAAGGATGTAAGCAAGGATATTGCAAAATCGCTGACAGGTTTTCAGTACAACGATGCCGCTTCCGGTTCACTTGATGACATTTCTATCTCACTGGAGGATACAGGGCGTAATTGGCAGGGGGCCTGGGTTCCAAGCGAAGGGGATCGAATTCATGCCACAATACGTACTATAAATTGGGATGCGGCAAATGAAATTAAGAAGCTGCCACTTGGGACATTTGAAGTAGACAGCATTGAATTTAACGGTCCGCCGGATACGGTGGCAATAAAGGCAGTGTCGCTTCCAATCAGTTCGGAAATTCGAATGCAGCAAAGCTCGCGAGCCTGGGAGAAAACGAATCTAAATACGGTTGCTGCTGAGGTAGCCAAACGGGCAAAGCTAAAGCTGCTTTATAGGGCTGAAGATAACCCCTCATATGATCATTTGGAACAGACAGAGCAATCAGATTTAAGCTTTTTATTGGAGACAGCGACCAGGGAAGGGATTGCCATTAAAGTTTCAAACGGTACTCTGGTAATGTTTGACGAATCTGTATATGAAAAAAAGCTACCAATCGCGACTATAACACGTGGTGAGGACAATGTGAAGGGGTATGGATTTTCAATCAATACGGCATACTCGGCATACCGTGCCTGTACGATTACGTATACACCACCTAAAAGCAAGGAGCCGGTACAAGCAACGTACACACCTGTTGGTGCTCCGAAGACTGGTCCTATACTAAAGATAAACGAACAGGTAGATGATCAAGCTGCGGCCATACAGCTGGCTCGTAAAAGGCTAAGGGAGCGCAATAAAGAAGGCGGAAAAGGCTCATTATCTCTCATGGGAGATATCCGCATGGCAGCTGGCTTGACTATTAATATAGTGGGCTGGAAGCGATTCGACGGCAAATACATTATTGAGTCTGCGAGACATGTTATCGGAAGCGGAGGCTATACAACTGATTTGGAAATAAGAAAGGTATTAGGGTGGTAA
- a CDS encoding phage tail sheath family protein, giving the protein MAYKHGVTIIEQPTSVLAPTEAMSGIPFAVGTAPVNLASTAAPVNTPVLAYTYAEAVAALGYSDDWKNYTLCELIYSHFVLYKKAPLIMVNVLDPAVHKTTVPPEAVTVNNRTVTLTSEGILLPTLTVKSSDGTSTYVAGVDFNAAFNDNGHVVISVKAGGNISANVAQLSVGYDRINPSAVDLVDVIGGLTSSGEYTGFELINQVYPRFGILPDLLLAPGWSHFPSVAAVMRAKASNINGNFKAMALTDIDPAQAYSDAGTWKSVNSYNGTLQIASYPMLTMGDKQYHFSTQLAGLIAATDASYGGVPFVSPSNKALQADGTALSNGTSLYLGIDQVSYMNSLGIMTALNLGTSGWKAWGNNTGSFPGTTDPKDSFIPARRMFNWIGNSLILTYMQKVDDPMNKRLIAAVTDSVNIWLNGLVASGALLGGRVEFNASENQATDLMSGKITFHLYITPPGPAQEISFLLEYDTTYLAALTA; this is encoded by the coding sequence ATGGCCTATAAACATGGTGTAACAATTATCGAACAACCAACATCAGTCCTGGCACCCACAGAGGCAATGAGCGGAATTCCGTTTGCAGTAGGGACGGCTCCTGTTAATCTGGCTTCGACAGCTGCACCGGTGAATACTCCAGTACTGGCTTATACTTATGCTGAGGCTGTAGCCGCACTTGGCTATAGCGATGATTGGAAGAACTATACTCTTTGCGAACTTATCTACTCACATTTCGTGTTATACAAGAAAGCCCCGTTGATTATGGTTAATGTCCTGGATCCCGCTGTGCATAAGACGACGGTGCCACCGGAGGCGGTCACTGTAAATAACCGTACAGTTACGCTGACGTCTGAGGGGATACTGTTGCCAACGCTCACAGTCAAATCGTCTGACGGAACATCAACATACGTAGCTGGTGTCGACTTTAATGCCGCATTTAATGATAACGGCCATGTAGTGATCTCGGTGAAAGCTGGTGGAAACATTTCAGCTAATGTAGCACAGCTCTCTGTAGGGTATGACCGGATTAATCCAAGTGCCGTAGACTTGGTTGATGTGATCGGTGGTCTTACATCATCTGGGGAATACACCGGCTTTGAGTTGATTAACCAAGTGTATCCGCGTTTCGGGATTCTCCCAGATTTACTGCTTGCACCTGGATGGTCTCATTTCCCTTCAGTAGCAGCAGTTATGAGAGCCAAAGCCAGCAACATTAACGGCAACTTCAAGGCAATGGCGCTGACAGATATTGATCCGGCTCAGGCTTATAGCGATGCCGGAACCTGGAAGTCTGTGAATAGCTATAATGGAACTCTCCAAATTGCCTCCTACCCCATGCTTACAATGGGAGATAAGCAGTATCATTTTTCTACACAGCTGGCAGGACTAATCGCAGCAACAGATGCGAGCTACGGCGGAGTACCTTTTGTATCGCCATCTAATAAAGCACTTCAAGCCGATGGTACTGCACTTTCCAATGGGACGAGCTTGTATTTAGGGATCGATCAAGTGAGCTATATGAACAGTCTCGGAATTATGACTGCCCTTAATCTTGGCACGAGCGGATGGAAAGCCTGGGGGAACAACACAGGTTCGTTCCCGGGGACGACCGATCCGAAAGACAGCTTTATTCCGGCTCGCCGTATGTTTAATTGGATCGGGAACAGCTTGATTCTGACCTATATGCAAAAGGTTGATGATCCGATGAACAAGCGGTTGATCGCTGCAGTCACGGACTCGGTAAATATTTGGCTGAACGGTCTCGTGGCATCCGGTGCGCTGCTTGGCGGTCGTGTGGAATTTAATGCTTCCGAAAATCAGGCCACGGACCTGATGTCCGGTAAAATTACTTTCCATTTATATATCACTCCACCAGGTCCTGCACAGGAGATCTCATTCCTGCTTGAATACGACACAACTTATTTGGCTGCATTGACAGCCTAA
- a CDS encoding phage tail assembly protein, which produces MENEIIEEDLAEVYTFARPVTFEGNTVETLTIDFDKLTGVDILACDRQYQAEAARHGGTELVKETNKAYQAYIVAKAAGVHVGLIRALPAKDFTRLTLRAQSFLLL; this is translated from the coding sequence ATGGAAAATGAAATAATCGAGGAGGACTTGGCGGAAGTATATACTTTCGCCCGGCCTGTCACTTTTGAAGGAAATACTGTAGAAACTTTGACCATTGATTTCGACAAGTTGACCGGCGTGGATATTCTTGCCTGTGACCGTCAATACCAAGCTGAAGCGGCAAGACACGGTGGCACTGAATTGGTTAAGGAGACGAATAAAGCCTATCAGGCCTACATTGTAGCAAAGGCCGCCGGCGTTCATGTCGGATTAATCCGCGCGCTTCCGGCAAAGGATTTCACTAGGCTGACTTTGCGGGCACAAAGTTTTTTGCTGCTGTAG
- a CDS encoding ImmA/IrrE family metallo-endopeptidase yields MFIHYKKTHLEQFIEHIYLDHHITSPEQITIHDLSIELNINVQYSPISSRAYESVSGMRCILLDSRISPIRQRFDFLHELCHMLRHVGNQIVLPNQFVKAQEEDAHKFVLYATMPYFMIRAYVLSDDYNQAIHQLSSIFGVPREMAKLRFDQILRREYEGELLSGRTLHNKFKKSPNTHSNHVKETKVLAYYDPYSNFDGPDQLIVCLDYKTLTTQYEIVIPMDERFQEIELEALNDIVVESTISGDLICFDGQLTLQVHQLVYRCGYSKRNFVLHMRDIVQLLETDRRSLEKFN; encoded by the coding sequence ATGTTTATACATTACAAAAAAACTCATTTAGAGCAATTCATTGAACATATTTATTTAGATCACCACATTACGAGCCCAGAGCAAATTACAATTCATGATCTTTCCATTGAACTAAATATAAATGTACAATATTCCCCTATCAGTAGCCGTGCTTATGAGTCAGTCTCAGGTATGCGATGTATTCTTCTGGATAGCCGGATATCTCCAATCAGACAACGCTTTGATTTCTTACATGAGCTCTGTCACATGCTTCGCCACGTTGGTAATCAGATCGTACTTCCCAATCAATTTGTTAAAGCTCAGGAAGAAGACGCTCACAAATTTGTACTCTATGCGACAATGCCGTATTTCATGATAAGAGCATACGTTTTATCAGATGATTACAATCAGGCAATCCATCAACTCTCGAGCATCTTCGGAGTCCCTAGAGAAATGGCTAAGTTAAGGTTTGATCAAATCTTACGCCGTGAATATGAAGGCGAATTATTATCCGGCAGAACATTGCATAATAAATTCAAGAAAAGCCCAAACACACACAGCAATCATGTTAAAGAGACAAAAGTATTGGCGTATTATGACCCCTACAGCAATTTTGATGGGCCAGACCAACTAATTGTTTGTTTAGATTATAAGACTTTAACTACACAATATGAAATTGTTATTCCTATGGATGAACGGTTTCAAGAAATTGAACTAGAGGCCTTAAATGATATCGTTGTGGAATCAACAATAAGCGGAGACTTAATTTGTTTCGATGGACAATTAACACTCCAAGTGCACCAACTTGTCTACAGGTGTGGATATTCCAAAAGAAATTTTGTACTTCATATGAGGGATATCGTTCAACTCCTCGAAACAGATCGAAGATCTTTAGAGAAGTTTAATTAG